A portion of the Choristoneura fumiferana chromosome 6, NRCan_CFum_1, whole genome shotgun sequence genome contains these proteins:
- the LOC141428904 gene encoding larval cuticle protein A2B-like isoform X2, with translation MFRLLVLLCALAAAAAVPVYAPAVPAYAPALTAHAYAPVAHAVAAPVIRAEPVDPNPAYSFSYGVADPATGDQKNAAETLQNGVVHGSYSLVEPDGHVRRVTYTADNVNGFNAVVERTGAAAHAAPVAVAHAPIAVAPAPVAVAAPVAKLTLPGIAHPWG, from the exons ttgttagtgttgttgtgcgcgctggcggcggcggcggcggtgccGGTGTACGCGCCGGCCGTGCCCGCTTACGCGCCCGCGCTCACCGCGCACGCTTATGCGCCCGTCGCGCACGCCGTCGCGGCGCCC GTGATCCGCGCCGAGCCGGTGGACCCGAACCCCGCTTACAGCTTCTCGTACGGCGTGGCGGACCCCGCCACCGGCGACCAGAAGAACGCGGCGGAGACGCTGCAGAACGGCGTCGTGCACGGCTCCTACAGCCTGGTGGAGCCCGACGGCCACGTGCGCCGCGTCACCTACACCGCCGACAACGTCAACGGGTTCAACGCGGTCGTTGAGAGGACCGGCGCCGCGGCCCACGCG GCTCCAGTTGCAGTAGCGCACGCACCCATCGCCGTGGCGCCCGCGCCCGTAGCCGTGGCCGCGCCCGTCGCCAAGCTGACGCTGCCCGGCATCGCCCACCCCTGGGGATAA
- the LOC141428904 gene encoding larval cuticle protein A2B-like isoform X1 yields the protein MIAKLLVLLCALAAAAAVPVYAPAVPAYAPALTAHAYAPVAHAVAAPVIRAEPVDPNPAYSFSYGVADPATGDQKNAAETLQNGVVHGSYSLVEPDGHVRRVTYTADNVNGFNAVVERTGAAAHAAPVAVAHAPIAVAPAPVAVAAPVAKLTLPGIAHPWG from the exons ttgttagtgttgttgtgcgcgctggcggcggcggcggcggtgccGGTGTACGCGCCGGCCGTGCCCGCTTACGCGCCCGCGCTCACCGCGCACGCTTATGCGCCCGTCGCGCACGCCGTCGCGGCGCCC GTGATCCGCGCCGAGCCGGTGGACCCGAACCCCGCTTACAGCTTCTCGTACGGCGTGGCGGACCCCGCCACCGGCGACCAGAAGAACGCGGCGGAGACGCTGCAGAACGGCGTCGTGCACGGCTCCTACAGCCTGGTGGAGCCCGACGGCCACGTGCGCCGCGTCACCTACACCGCCGACAACGTCAACGGGTTCAACGCGGTCGTTGAGAGGACCGGCGCCGCGGCCCACGCG GCTCCAGTTGCAGTAGCGCACGCACCCATCGCCGTGGCGCCCGCGCCCGTAGCCGTGGCCGCGCCCGTCGCCAAGCTGACGCTGCCCGGCATCGCCCACCCCTGGGGATAA